DNA sequence from the Salmo trutta chromosome 28, fSalTru1.1, whole genome shotgun sequence genome:
ttgatgtctgtgcccagtgggaatgaATCATTAAGTGATCTTCCaaaacattgattcagctttgatctatactgaacaaaaatacaaaacgcaacatttttactgagttacagggaAATACGtctattgaaataaattcattaggccctaatctatggctttcacatgactgggcataggcccacccactggtagccaggcccagccaatcagaatgagtttctcCCCACAAAAAGGCTTGTTAACAGACGGAAATTGTAGAAAGCCCCACGGAGTTGGTGGAATCGTCCTTTAATTTATTGCCACttgctcagctgggccaggggcgctttaattgGGTCAGGTGGAAAATGTCAGACAGATCTCAACCCATTAAAAGGAGGAAATTTAAATCACCTAGCCAAGGTAGCGAGCCTTGCTTGCATCACCACTCAAAATACTAAGTACACCTACATTTGTCTAAGGAGAGCGTTATCTTGAGCTGGTCCTGACGATCATATTTCTATCACTGTACTAAATGAGTCTATCAGAGAAGGCACAGTAGAAGCCAGGCATTTATGCTGTGTAGTGTGTTTAACGACTATCGGTTCAACCAAAAGAAAACAATATAACACTGAAATATGAGGACTACAGTAGGCCAAATATAAAATTAAATCAGGTTCATTACAGTTATGCAATAAAGAATACAAATGGCAGAGGCTACATATTAGAAGTCTTCAATGTAAAACCAATACAAAATAGTAAGTCTAAAAGCATACAAATACACTGACAAACTGGAGGTTGTCAGGTGCTTGATTTACAATGTCGCCATTAACATAGGTTTCAACCAAACGTTTATTATTTCCAGAGCGGCAAATATCAGTAGGCCTACGCGCCTATAATTAACATCACTTTGCATGGCCCAAAACATTTAATCAAAAGGCATAAAACATCACACGCATTCTCTAAACTAGTCACCCCACGTCAAAACGGACAGAATAACAGTTTCCctgtaacaacaaaaaatccataaCTCAGAGTACAATCACGTAATCAAAATTCACAGCTCTTTATGAAATATTGAAACAAATCAAACAAGACAATTTTGAATCAACACGCCAGGCTGGCGTCAGCAAGTCGCTAGACGCACCTTCAGCACTGGCCTTCAACGTTCACATTTCGTTCACTTTATTTTTCCACTACAACAGCAGTTTAACATGTGTGTTACTGCTGCTATGCACATGTCTGACCGAAGGCTTTTTACATTGACTGCAGTAAGGTGGGCTGGACCTTGTGCCATTAGGACAGGAGGAAAGATACTCAGAAGTGAGGTCCCTCCTTCTTCAGGTTCTTGTAGTCTGTGTCTATGGCCAAAAACTGCGGAAGACAATATGGCAGGATTTATGTAAATCAGGCCATAAAAATAAGAATGAATAGAAAGAAAGGGTGGCACCATTCAAGTCAAttatggcataatgggtggactggcagcaGTTTTGAGCGTACCCATGCCAGGAAGTAAAATCAGAAAGTGTACCCttcaatctgtgctgtgatttgtcAACTCAACTAACATTACTAAAATTACATTCAGTTAGGATCATTTgaattctacattaccatggcaatCCAGCATCAGTTGATACAATCATTTCAATGGGATTTTGGAATCTTCTATCaaaataccaggcagccattgtgagtgtacccatgagtttaccaatCAAATGCCATGGTTAGAGCTTCCAAGTCTGCTCTATTCATTTCCATGTCTATGATCCAGGCAAGCACAGTAATGCTCTTGGCTACTTATATTGATCAAAAATATATTATTGACTTAACTGATACTATTGATAGGCTGCATTACTATTACATTGTTGTCACGTGAAACAAGAATCGATTAAGATAGTGATTAATTCACTTTGTGGAGCTAAAGTGTGCTAGAGTGTAAACAGTACTGTACCTTGTACTGGTAGGTAGGTTCAAGTTGATTCCAGGGCTCAGGGTTGTTCTTCTTGTTCCAGCTGTACAGTGACACAATAGTCAAAGCAGGCCAAAGTAGGACAGGCAAATGGGATCAGAGGGAACTGTATTAGTCTGCCTGTGATCAACTATTCATTAGCCAGGCACAGTTTTCAAACACTTACAACAGTGGTATAGGTCTTTAGTAGTGAATTGGAAATTGATGCCCTAGAACTGCACAAGAGGTGGGATTACCAAGAGCTGTCAATCATGAACTGATTTAGCCAAGGCTTTACGATGTCAAAGGGGATCCACTACTTTGTTTTAATTGGATAGTATTAAGAAATGGTTTAACCAATATTGATTCAAAAGAGAATGAGAGTCAGGGTGAATGAGTCTTACTTAACATGGGGCCCATTTGCAAGACGGAACAAATACGTGGAGGCTCCTCCTATTCCCAACAAGACGACGAGGAACTGGGGGATGAGCTATGAGAGGGTAGGAAGAGAAGGAGATAACATGAGCATGTCATTCATGAGGCATAGAAATCTGAGCATTCTTAGATACCTTTTGTCAATACAGTTTTCCAGTAAACAATGACCAGCTAATCAAGCTGATTACACATGGAGGGATCCATAAGACTTTGCTCTGTCATGCCTtaggtgtcacacacacacacacacacacacacacacacacacacacacacacacacacacacacacacaccccttttcAGGGAGACTCATATGGAACTTCCTTTTCATATTATatgggtgggcaactccagtcctagGGGCCCCGATTGGTgtcatacattttcattttacattacattttagtcatttagcagacgctcttatccagagcgacttacagtaatgaaggaatacatttcatacattcttttttttctccgtactgaatcgaacccacaaccctggcgttgcaaacaccatgctctaccaactgagccacacgggacccatgCAGCCTTAGCTAAAACACCTAATTAAACAAATTGTATTCTAAACTGGAGATCATGATTAGAGTCAGGCGTGTCTGCTAGTGCTGGGGCAAAAGTGTCAATCAGGCCCTGAGTACTGGAGTTGccatccctgctatagatcaAGTGTAAATAGCTGACTTAAGGCTGCCAAATCTGATCCTGAAAGGCagaaacacttctggttttcatccCCTTCTTCTAGTCGGCgactaattcagacctgggacaccaggtgagtgcaattaactaCCAGATAGAAACAAAAAAAACGGACGTTTTTCAGCCTCCAGGACCAGAATTGGGCAGCCCTGAATGTAGTCCGTTGATAAACTGTATTGACTTAAATCTAATGTCTTGAGTTTTTCTAGCTTTCCTTAATGTTCACTTGACTTCCTTTAGCACACATGGCCTAATGATGGCGCTTTAATTAAGGAGGAACTGAAACCATAATGCACAACAGCGTTAGATACAATGAGACCCAATTAGTTGTACAAGTTCATTAACAAAAAGCGTGTCTGTTGCCTTCTCAAAAAGTTGGTATAACTTTAGTAAGCCTGCGTGAATGTAGCCAAATAAATGCAGACCTAGTTTGCCCTGTCTAGGCTATACTCAGACGTGACACTGGTAGCAAATCCTATGACGCAGTCCAAATGTTGATCCCGCTGTACGAGGTGGTTAGGCTAACTTGCATCCctggcagtggaggctgctgatgggaggacggTTCGTGTCCGGAacgaagcaaatggaatggcatcctgtttgataccattccaccaacctcctgtgatcccTGGGGTTTTCGAGCTTGTTTCTAAGCTCCCATTTTGACAGAAACCCGATGTAATTCCTTGCTGATCTGCGTTGAGGACCTCTAGGCTAATGCAGCCTATGAGATGGTAAAGTTATCTTACTATTTCGGTCATATCTCCAGTCTTTAAATCTCACTGTCGCTACACATAAGCGAATAGCCAGTTTTGAGCCGCTCTTTTAAAACAAATCATTCACCAACATCAAGACAAGAGCACAAAAATCACTTTTTCAACAACCAAAATAATTTGGCAAAATGCAGTAGTGGGGCGTATTTAAAGAAGTAACTTTTAATTTCAAGTACCCAAATGACAGTCGGTCTGTGTGGACAACTGATGTTGTAAACTGCAATTAAGTCGTTTTATAATTTAATTGAGCAACAACTGGTAGCACATACACACTGACAGAAGGAATTGTCACGCAATATTATAGACGACTAAGTCACTTGAGGCAATAAACCATAGAACAAAAATAAGTAGGTATTCTTACCCCTGGATGCTTCTTTGCGTGTTCCAACGCTAGTCTAATCATTTTTGATTGCAGTTGCTCTAATTTATTATAAAGGTTAAAATGATTATATTAATTTTATATTAATTGTGACTAAGCAATATTAGCAGTGAATCCCAAACCAGCCACTTGCCTCAACCACTGAGCTTATAAACTCGCTTGGAGGGCCCTCCGTTGTCACATGTTGCTGATGAAACTCCCAAGGGTGATTTACATAGGCTAGTGGCGAGGGGATCAATAGACCCATCAACTTCAGGACACACTTGTGACTTCAATGATTAAATTCCTGATCTACATTTCAATTATAAAACGAGCGTaaaattcaaatgacaaaattcCCGTTGTTTTATAAGATATAGGCTAAACCTCAGTATCAACTTGTCATTTGGACCAAACATCGAAAACAGAGGCAAACAAATACACGTGTGATATAATTAGGCATTTGCTGTTGCTGTACTTTTTGATTATGTTAATTTCAAGATTATTATATACATTTTAACAAGTCATTTGAAATTAAAAACATTGTGGACGCGTTATAAAGGCAGCCTCAAACAAGCTTTTTGGTATCCAAGATTAGACCTGTTGCGTTCTCTGCCCGGGAGGGGCTCGCAGGGTTCAGGAGATGAGGAAGGTGTAGATGTCATCTTGTCCTCGTACTATATCTGACCTCTTGGGACATATTGAGCATGTGCTAGCCCATCAACTGGGGTTTAGAGCAAATTGATTAAACAAGCTTGATTTGAAAAAAAGAGAATGGAGGCATAGAAATGTGAGCATTCTTACATGACCTTGGTCAATACAGTGTCCTTGTAAACAATGGCCAGCTGATAAAGCTGATTACACAGGGAGGGATCCATAATACTTACCTCtgtcatgctttaggtcattTGACCGATGATgctactctctccctctgtgtgtgtgtgtgtgtgtgtgtgtgtgtgtaccaagttttttttttactgttaccCAAGAGAAATACTTAAGAGATGAGAGATCATGATAAGAGAGTAGCTACTCATGAAAAGCTGTGCTTGCCATAGGCAAGAGAACCAGAAACACACTTCCTGCTGCTCTTAGGGCCATTGCGGCATTTCCCTCCCTGCAGTATTAGAAACATTGAAATAGTCAACAAAAACACTCTTTATAGCTGGTCAATACCTACGTTGCGGTGTAAATAATAATTCAACACAAAATTAGTACTGTAATACCCAATGTTGCTCTCAACCCGTTTTATTCACAGAACCCAAATATGTTGGACAACGTCATATCTTGGTTTTTCAGGCACATTTCACTGATTCCTATTTATTGAAAAATATTTATCTCGCCATTCAAAAAATGCTTAGAAATCAACTTAACTAAACAAACGTATGAAACCATAGTcacagtgcctagtgaaagtctcCACAACCCTTGcgcagtcttcacattttgctgccttaaaatttaaagacatttattacatttttttggctACCGATGCaaacaacctactccacatttccGAAGTGAAGGACAAATTATAGAACGTGTTCCTAATTAATGAACAAATAAAAACTAAGATGTCTTGATTGTGTAGGCTATGTCTTCATACCCCagaatacttggtggaagcacctttggcagccattacagctgtgaaccCTTTTGAAAAATATTCTATCAACTTTACAAGTCTTAGGGCAAAAATGACCTTGTCTTGAATGCAACCATCTAATCGATGCCTATGAAAAGGTGAGACACATATTGTAGGCTATGACATCCATCTAGCCTGGGGGAGAAaataaaagacagacagtgaaaaTGCGCACTCTCCACTATAGTTCCAATAAAATAAACAAGGATACTGTTTGCTCAATAGCCTATTGCTAGTTGAGAATTTTGATAGCTTAACTAAAGACAGATTCAGGTTTTTTTctttgtctcctctcttctgtgtTTTTCCAGCGATTTGTATTTAGATTTTAGACCTAGGTCTATTTTAGATGTATTTAACTGCATCTCAACAAATCGGCTATAATCCATGCCTCTGGGAATGCAATAAAGTCCAATTGGCGGGGTGTTAGAAaattggctgtcagaagtatcacaatgtaaatgtatttttaatccgtctgtctgcatatttcaagacatgggaAAGGGGATGGACACCGAAGTCAGtggcacaactgaatgcattcaaccaaaatgagtctactgcatttaacccaacccctctgaatcagagaggtgcggggctTGCCTTACTAATCAATGTCCACGTCCTCGGCTCCCCGAGAGCAGTCGTtggtggttaactgccttgctcaaggacagaacGGCAGATTTCTTTCCCGGATCGGGGATTCGAACCGGCGACCTTTTGGTGTACTGGCCCAAgtgcttaaccgctaggctacctggcaTATGTGGATGCAGTGAGATACCCAATTGGTTGGATGAtacttttctcatcaatcatcttgagggggaaaaaaaactggaaatcaaccaatcttctatcgttaacacaatggaaaggtcaaatggTTTATTAGGCCTATCCAAATGTTGAAAGTTCGTGGGCGATGGAGATCACCAAAATAGTGCAGAAGGAGGCCATGTGGCAGAGAGTGATAtgggcgctggagatgggggtgtgagcaggtgggtctgggcatgGGTGATGTTGTGGctgtttgtgtgcatgttttgtactgtaaaaaaaaactaaTCAAATCGTACCAAAAAAATATATGCTGCTTGTGCTGCCCAAATCGCACACTTCCCAACTCTTGGTAACACCCTGGCCTTGTGATTTTAAAATAATCCACAGCATTTTGTTTTAAAAAAACCTAATGATCAGGATGGGGTGTTTGAGGTGAGCTGTATCGGGTGGTTTGGCGTGCCGTTCCCTGGTCCCTCAAAGGGGGAAAGACTCACACACGGTTTCCAGGGTTGGAATTTAACCTGGGAAGTGCTTTTGTTTGTCAGAGAGGGAACGAGATGGACTCCGACTCACCCACGTTACCCATGATTCATGAAGAGATGCTGCTGGTGGTGACGCGACCCTTCCCCAACGTCTGTACTCTAACCCAGCCTCTACACTGGCATGCAGTGTGTTTTAGTCTTCCCCATGTAGAGTCACACCTCTTCGGAAGGGTCCTCATACAATCCTCTATCTTCTTCTTTGTTCCCTCTCTCAAAtgttcctctcctcatctctcactCATCTTTGCCATCTTTCAACCCTTCCATCTCTTCTTCCTAATATTTCCCTAATTTGTTCCTCTTCACCCCATGGTACAGTAACAACCCTACCTTCCATAGACCCAATCATTCCTGGCGCTAtacagaccccttcactttttccacattttgctacattacaaccttattctaaaaatgtattatatagtattttttcctcatcaatccacacacaataccccataatgacaaagcaaaaacaggtttttagaaatatctgCAAAAAAACAGGGGGGCTCTTCTCTCCATGTCGCACCACACAAACCGTAGGAGGGCCTAACTTCAGGCAGGATGTAGACCTGATGAAACATCCCCTTGATGTCGTCACTGATCCCAACGGCGTGCTCACGGAACCGCAACAGTACTCCCAGGAGTGACGCACCCAAGATGTGTCTTTAGCTCTGTGAAAGATGGATGTTGCACATTTCCCGTGGCGCCCTTCTGACTTCTGCCCAAGTCTGTCTTTATGCCCTTGGCACCAGGATTCGTACTGTAACCACTCTGAGAACTCGAGTAAGGTGTATGTGGTACCTGGCTGATGAAACATGTGACGGCAGAAGACTGACCTCATCTCGGGTGGTAGCTTGCTGAGTAGGCATGCCACATGAGACCCACACATCAGCTCTATGTTGCCACCTGGACCCAGTGATCCAGAGCACGCCCACTAAGGACTGGACCTGTAGTGCAAACTTCCCGAAGGCAGCTGTCTCTCCACGGCGTACATCGAGAGAGTCCATGACACTGGCTATCTTCTTCAGGGCAACATGGTGTGGCTGTCCAAATGTCTCGttcagggttgccatggtgtctGAGTAAGGTGTGGGGGGATTTGAGGTATGAATCTGCCACTAGGCAGGCTTCTAGCTTTAAGTGACCCACTATTTAACTATTTactatttaactagacaagtcggttaagaataaattattatttacaatgacggcctacaccggccaaaccctaacccagatgacgctgggccagttgtgcgccgcagTAGGATCTGATACTTGAAGAGCTCGTTCCCGTCAGCTGGAAGGATGTTCCCTAGTGCGAGGGAACTCACTTGGGTCATGGCTGTTGAAGTTAGGGATGGTTGGCCTAGGTCCTCTGTAGGTCTGCACTGGTGCGGCGGTGAAACCTCTAGTGGACTGCGGATGGGGTTAAGGGTCTGGCCTAGGTATCCATGGAACCTGACCTGCTTGGCGACCTAGTGAGTGCTCTGGTTGCCTTTGGCTCTTCGTGACTCATATGCTGCTGCATGAAGGTGAGCCCTAGGAGGAAAATACTTCCGGGTCACTGCACCGACGTAGCGCTGTGAAGGTGCAGCACTGGCCTGGTGAGGAGGTTGGCAATAGTCCACATCAGGGTGATAACTTGACTCTCTGAGACACGGCGAAGGTGTAGCCTCTCTTGGAGGGTGGCCTGGAGTGTTGAC
Encoded proteins:
- the LOC115166201 gene encoding NADH dehydrogenase [ubiquinone] 1 alpha subcomplex subunit 4-like 2 codes for the protein MIRLALEHAKKHPGLIPQFLVVLLGIGGASTYLFRLANGPHVNWNKKNNPEPWNQLEPTYQYKFLAIDTDYKNLKKEGPHF